A genomic region of Granulicella cerasi contains the following coding sequences:
- a CDS encoding alpha/beta hydrolase has protein sequence MSFSEDLRHDAIEVNTASDVYSRLSPADREFLKRLQDCPPLGTLSIDEERKRMESGQRARFSDFPVDVVEFATSACRVVIIRAKHSQSALPITFYFHGGGWVLGSLQTHTMLLCQLALRSGRAIAFVDYPRAPETGYPHIVNHCVAAVTETLANADALNLSTKAFQFGGDSSGGNLAIATLLELKRQKLAAPDALLLLYPVTDHTTDSASYLAFAQNPNLSAETMDWFWAKYLPDAERRAEPLASPLTAPVDVLSGFPRTLIVNCEYDVLRDQGEALAAKLIEAGVEVTAIRWLGALHGFLVTEELLQTPSAQLCVSLLAQYCRGAEPYRSA, from the coding sequence TTGAGCTTCAGCGAAGATCTTCGACACGATGCGATCGAGGTGAACACCGCCAGCGATGTCTACTCGCGCCTTTCTCCTGCCGACAGGGAGTTCCTCAAGCGGCTGCAAGATTGCCCGCCGCTTGGTACATTGAGCATCGACGAAGAACGCAAGCGTATGGAGAGCGGCCAACGCGCGCGATTCTCCGACTTCCCTGTAGATGTTGTAGAGTTCGCGACGAGCGCTTGCCGCGTCGTGATCATTCGCGCCAAACATAGCCAGAGTGCGCTGCCGATCACGTTCTACTTCCACGGCGGCGGATGGGTTCTGGGCAGCCTACAGACTCACACGATGCTACTGTGCCAACTGGCTCTGCGATCAGGACGCGCCATCGCTTTCGTCGACTACCCACGCGCTCCTGAAACCGGCTATCCCCATATCGTCAATCACTGCGTCGCGGCGGTGACGGAAACTCTCGCAAATGCAGACGCGTTGAACCTGTCGACGAAGGCGTTTCAATTCGGCGGCGATAGCTCAGGTGGCAACCTCGCCATCGCAACCTTGCTTGAGCTTAAACGCCAGAAGCTGGCAGCGCCTGACGCTCTCCTACTGCTCTATCCCGTTACAGATCACACGACGGATTCCGCGTCGTACCTCGCCTTCGCGCAAAACCCGAACCTGAGCGCTGAAACGATGGATTGGTTCTGGGCGAAGTATTTGCCTGATGCCGAGCGACGCGCGGAGCCGCTTGCATCTCCATTGACGGCGCCCGTGGACGTTCTGAGCGGCTTCCCGCGCACGCTCATCGTGAACTGCGAATACGACGTACTACGCGACCAGGGAGAAGCGCTCGCAGCGAAGCTCATCGAAGCGGGTGTCGAAGTCACAGCGATTCGGTGGCTCGGTGCGCTCCATGGCTTTCTGGTTACAGAAGAGCTTCTGCAGACACCTTCTGCGCAGCTATGCGTAAGCTTACTCGCGCAGTATTGCCGAGGTGCGGAGCCTTACCGATCAGCTTGA
- a CDS encoding MFS transporter, whose protein sequence is MNEQPLATSHDASPSGQNPTLALWASAVGFGVEGFDLLLLVFLLAPISAAFGLSTARAGSLMTGTLIGAVVGGFLFGLLGDIYGRVRTLTWTILCFGFFTALCAVSQNYWQLLFFRSFAGLGFGGEFGVGLALVAETWPVHVRARVSSYVALGGQAGIISAALLTPLLLPRIGWRGMFLLGVFPVLLSFGLRRFIPEPDTFVEAQKHKRKEFPLAALFHNEETTRRSIGLIILCSIQQIGYYGLMTWLPYYLMKKHGLALTKSALWTAATVVGMSCGIWIFGQLADRIGRRPVFLIFMSGAAAMVLLYSRLQSPVALLVGGAIMGVFVNGMLGGYGTLISDLYPSEVRSTAQNVFFNIGRAFGGLGPLMIGAIAAHYSFGIAVGSLSLLYLLDIVALLWLIPETQGHALS, encoded by the coding sequence TTGAACGAACAGCCGCTCGCAACATCGCACGACGCATCGCCATCCGGGCAGAACCCCACGCTTGCCCTTTGGGCCTCGGCCGTCGGTTTCGGTGTAGAGGGGTTCGACCTGCTGCTGTTGGTGTTTTTGCTCGCGCCTATTTCCGCAGCCTTTGGGCTTTCCACCGCTCGCGCCGGTTCGTTGATGACGGGCACGTTGATCGGCGCTGTTGTTGGGGGATTCTTATTCGGCCTTCTGGGCGACATCTATGGCCGGGTCCGCACGCTCACGTGGACCATCCTTTGCTTCGGGTTCTTTACCGCGCTTTGCGCGGTGTCGCAGAACTACTGGCAGCTCCTTTTCTTTCGCTCCTTTGCGGGGCTTGGCTTTGGCGGAGAGTTCGGCGTCGGGTTGGCGCTGGTCGCGGAGACGTGGCCTGTCCATGTGCGCGCCCGTGTTTCCAGCTATGTCGCACTGGGCGGACAAGCGGGCATCATCTCTGCCGCATTGCTCACTCCGCTGTTGCTGCCGCGCATCGGTTGGCGAGGCATGTTCCTGCTCGGCGTGTTTCCGGTACTGCTCTCGTTCGGCCTGCGCCGCTTCATTCCTGAACCCGATACGTTCGTTGAAGCGCAGAAGCATAAACGCAAAGAGTTTCCTCTGGCTGCGCTCTTCCATAACGAGGAGACCACGCGGCGCAGTATCGGACTCATCATCCTGTGCTCGATCCAGCAGATCGGGTACTACGGTCTGATGACCTGGTTGCCGTACTACCTCATGAAGAAGCACGGTCTCGCGCTGACGAAGTCGGCGCTGTGGACCGCAGCAACGGTTGTCGGCATGAGCTGTGGCATCTGGATCTTCGGACAGCTGGCTGACCGCATCGGACGCCGCCCCGTATTTCTCATTTTCATGAGCGGTGCCGCAGCCATGGTGTTGTTGTATTCGCGATTGCAGTCGCCCGTAGCGCTTCTCGTAGGCGGCGCGATCATGGGTGTCTTCGTCAACGGGATGCTGGGCGGATACGGTACGCTGATCTCCGATCTTTACCCCAGCGAAGTTCGCTCGACAGCGCAGAATGTCTTCTTCAACATTGGCCGCGCGTTTGGAGGACTGGGGCCATTGATGATCGGAGCTATCGCCGCCCACTACTCCTTCGGTATCGCAGTCGGCAGTCTTTCGCTACTTTATTTGCTCGACATCGTCGCGCTACTTTGGCTGATCCCGGAGACGCAGGGCCACGCACTTTCCTAG
- a CDS encoding nucleoside phosphorylase — MQDPMRKASSPWKDDRPPHLPCRRGELPAAVLFPGDPGRVDRFAALLDDFQIIGQNREYRIGVGAYRGVKLGVCSTGIGGPSTEIAMVEAAALGCRYALRVGGTGALRAEIPLGSLLVVNNALRGGGAASFYASAGQDAAADDVMLAALRNAAKKRDITSRDATVASTDSYYLAQGRPVAGVDSDPAAVLEAYRRRGADALDMEAETVLVVGRAVGMIAAALLAVHANRATDGWLEDFGPAQDTMLAVGCDALADLLLAEENS; from the coding sequence ATGCAAGACCCCATGCGCAAAGCGAGTTCGCCGTGGAAGGACGATCGTCCTCCGCATCTCCCTTGTCGTCGTGGCGAACTGCCTGCTGCTGTTCTCTTCCCTGGCGACCCTGGACGCGTGGATCGGTTCGCGGCCCTGCTCGATGATTTCCAAATTATCGGTCAGAACCGTGAGTATCGCATCGGCGTTGGAGCTTATCGCGGAGTAAAGCTGGGCGTTTGTTCCACCGGCATTGGCGGGCCATCGACAGAGATTGCGATGGTGGAAGCCGCCGCACTCGGCTGCCGCTATGCGCTGCGCGTTGGAGGCACGGGTGCGCTGCGAGCAGAGATCCCCCTGGGGAGCCTGCTCGTGGTCAACAACGCTCTGCGCGGCGGTGGAGCAGCGAGTTTTTACGCTTCCGCAGGCCAAGATGCCGCAGCTGATGACGTGATGCTGGCTGCGTTGCGCAATGCAGCGAAGAAGCGTGACATTACCTCTCGCGATGCTACCGTGGCATCGACGGACAGCTACTATCTCGCGCAGGGACGGCCTGTCGCTGGCGTCGACTCGGACCCCGCCGCAGTGCTCGAAGCCTATCGACGGCGCGGAGCCGATGCCCTCGATATGGAAGCGGAGACAGTGCTTGTCGTAGGGCGCGCTGTCGGAATGATAGCCGCCGCGCTGCTGGCCGTTCACGCAAACCGCGCGACCGATGGCTGGCTTGAAGACTTCGGCCCGGCACAAGACACGATGCTCGCGGTGGGCTGCGATGCGCTCGCCGATCTGTTGCTCGCTGAAGAGAATTCGTAG
- a CDS encoding DUF1501 domain-containing protein: MFAGNRLNRRHFIKSLAGSSLLLPGMMHELLAQENISQPDPSNPLAPRKPMYPAKAKRVIFLYMSGGASHVDTFDYKPKLIRDTGKAYKGDYLSAPRWDFQRYSKADTMVSSLFPHVGSMMEEICVINSMRNDFPNHVQAVMGLHGGSVLQQRPSMGSWVTYGLGTENQNLPAFMVLAPEMPYGGSLVWDSNFLPACYQGVHVDDPKNPIPDMHPTDMREVQDKELGLINYFNTKHESTRESDRMLAARIKSYETAHGMQVQAPEAFDLTKESDATLKMYGLERGSTKGFAWQCLMARRLAERGVRFIELIDIGSLQLVNWDAHADMQTHVPLARNVDQPIAALLKDLKSRGMLDDTLVVWSTEFGRTPGDPNPQAKGRAHHSKCYSSWMAGGGITGGITYGSSDDYGYEIAENQCHVHDMHATMLHLLGIDHTKLTYKHAGRDYRLTDVSGRVIKDILV, translated from the coding sequence ATGTTTGCAGGAAATCGTTTGAACCGTCGTCACTTCATCAAGTCGCTTGCAGGCTCATCGTTGCTGCTGCCTGGCATGATGCATGAGCTTCTGGCGCAAGAGAATATCTCGCAGCCGGACCCCTCGAATCCACTCGCGCCGCGCAAACCGATGTATCCCGCGAAGGCCAAGCGCGTCATCTTCCTTTATATGAGTGGCGGTGCCTCGCATGTGGATACCTTCGATTACAAGCCGAAGCTCATTCGCGATACAGGCAAAGCCTACAAGGGCGACTATCTCTCCGCACCGCGTTGGGACTTCCAGCGTTACTCGAAGGCTGACACGATGGTCAGCTCGCTCTTTCCGCATGTGGGCTCGATGATGGAAGAGATCTGCGTCATCAACTCCATGCGCAACGACTTCCCGAACCATGTGCAGGCTGTGATGGGATTGCATGGTGGCTCTGTCTTGCAGCAGCGTCCCAGCATGGGGTCATGGGTCACCTACGGTCTAGGCACAGAGAACCAGAACCTCCCCGCGTTCATGGTGCTTGCCCCCGAGATGCCTTACGGCGGCTCGCTCGTCTGGGACTCCAATTTTCTGCCCGCTTGTTATCAAGGTGTTCACGTCGACGATCCGAAGAATCCGATTCCCGACATGCACCCTACGGATATGCGCGAGGTGCAGGACAAAGAGCTTGGACTCATCAACTACTTCAACACCAAGCATGAGTCGACACGCGAGAGCGACCGTATGCTCGCTGCGCGCATCAAGAGCTACGAGACCGCGCATGGAATGCAGGTGCAGGCGCCTGAAGCCTTCGATCTGACGAAGGAGTCCGACGCGACGTTGAAGATGTACGGGCTTGAGCGCGGCAGCACGAAGGGCTTCGCGTGGCAGTGCCTCATGGCACGGCGGCTCGCGGAACGCGGTGTGCGCTTCATTGAGTTGATCGACATCGGCTCGCTGCAGCTCGTCAACTGGGATGCTCACGCGGACATGCAGACGCATGTGCCGCTGGCGCGCAATGTCGATCAGCCCATCGCGGCTTTGCTGAAGGACCTCAAGTCTCGAGGGATGCTCGACGACACGCTTGTGGTATGGTCCACCGAGTTTGGCCGCACGCCGGGCGATCCGAACCCGCAGGCCAAAGGCCGCGCACATCACTCCAAGTGCTACAGCTCGTGGATGGCGGGCGGTGGTATCACGGGCGGCATCACGTATGGCTCGTCCGATGACTACGGTTATGAGATCGCCGAGAACCAGTGTCACGTGCATGATATGCACGCGACGATGTTGCATCTGCTCGGCATCGACCATACCAAGCTCACTTATAAACATGCCGGGCGCGACTACAGACTCACCGACGTCTCCGGGCGCGTCATCAAAGACATCCTCGTTTGA
- a CDS encoding PSD1 and planctomycete cytochrome C domain-containing protein, with amino-acid sequence MMTRRTPGVSRRRSSVVLASLPSLAVALLVSAAGFAQASPESTRAQAVFQQSCYGCHTAKMKGGLRVDSLPAMLKGGDSGPAVVPGDPDASLLLKAIRYKDQELQMPPKGKLPDADIDAVAAWIKAGAPDLPVVADASNAPKASLASAKEQYFENKVRPLLAANCYTCHTSRAAGGLRLDSRQAILTGGKDGPAANLQDPDKSLLLTAVHYLDRNLQMPPKKPLDPTQTAVLEQWIKDGMVWPAGDERMNAVVTDKDRKFWSYQVPAMPAVPDVKSAWAYNDIDRFLLAKMEAEHLTPVADADKRTLLRRVTFDLTGLPPTPVEINAFLRDKTQNAYEKVVDRLLASKAYGERWGRMWMDVVRYSDTTGEGADYPIPEMYKYRDYIVASFNEDKPYDRFIREQIAGDLLPYKSEPEHWNNVIATGYVANANRYEDHVSDTVDNIGYAYLGTSIACARCHDHKFDPIPTADYYGIYGIFASTVYSTSGAEESRYERNMVYRDPNVVKSQKYIDFEAQLKPIADSIHAVHQLPYFDDILPALEARRMALFANVPKFEDAYAVMEGKPHDEYIQHLGDKKNLGDRVPRHFLQTLGNWQMPADTKDSGRLELANWIASPQNPLTARVMVNRLWQGHFGTGIVATPNDFGVRGVAPSNQPLLDYLAVSFMKNGWSMKAMQREMVLSHAYRLSSDDSEANAKIDPDDVTLWRHARSRMDAEEIRDAMLQTSGLIDESPAGEHPFPAEGQWNYSGHVPFHAVYETNRRTLYVMTQRSRRHPYLGIFDGADSTMSVGTRDHSITPLQSLYFMNGDFTKQCAARLTTGILAVHLKEDEQINRAFLLIYGRSATKDEITHAQEFLHSVSAIYKQHGKPMATGMGAGLHQVAMTNTPAATTPPLADNEAYTQAFGNFIQALYASNEFMFLD; translated from the coding sequence ATGATGACTCGACGTACCCCTGGTGTATCTCGACGCCGCAGCTCTGTCGTACTCGCGAGCCTGCCGTCGCTTGCTGTTGCTCTCTTGGTTTCCGCTGCAGGGTTTGCTCAAGCGAGCCCCGAATCTACTCGCGCTCAAGCTGTGTTCCAGCAGAGTTGTTATGGTTGCCACACTGCGAAGATGAAGGGCGGCCTGCGCGTCGACTCGCTCCCGGCGATGCTGAAGGGCGGCGATAGCGGCCCGGCCGTTGTCCCCGGCGACCCTGATGCCAGCCTGCTGCTCAAGGCGATCCGCTACAAAGATCAAGAGCTGCAGATGCCGCCGAAGGGCAAGCTGCCCGACGCGGACATCGATGCCGTGGCAGCCTGGATCAAGGCCGGGGCGCCTGATCTGCCAGTCGTGGCTGACGCCAGCAACGCTCCGAAGGCGAGCCTTGCTTCTGCCAAGGAACAGTACTTCGAGAATAAGGTTCGGCCGCTGCTTGCGGCCAACTGTTACACCTGTCACACGAGTCGCGCCGCAGGCGGTCTTCGGCTGGATTCGCGCCAGGCGATCCTCACCGGTGGCAAAGACGGCCCGGCGGCGAATCTGCAGGACCCTGACAAGAGCTTGCTTCTCACTGCGGTGCACTATCTCGATCGCAATCTGCAGATGCCGCCGAAGAAACCTCTGGATCCGACGCAGACCGCAGTGCTGGAACAATGGATCAAAGATGGCATGGTGTGGCCGGCGGGCGATGAGCGCATGAACGCCGTCGTCACGGACAAGGACCGCAAGTTCTGGTCATACCAGGTTCCAGCGATGCCAGCGGTACCGGACGTCAAGTCCGCCTGGGCCTACAACGACATTGATCGCTTTCTGCTGGCGAAGATGGAGGCGGAGCACCTGACGCCCGTCGCCGACGCCGACAAACGCACGCTGCTGCGTCGCGTCACCTTCGATCTGACGGGGCTGCCACCAACGCCCGTTGAGATCAACGCCTTCCTGCGCGACAAAACGCAGAATGCGTACGAAAAGGTTGTTGATCGTCTGCTCGCGTCGAAGGCGTACGGCGAGCGCTGGGGCCGCATGTGGATGGACGTGGTGCGATACTCCGACACCACCGGCGAAGGCGCGGATTATCCGATACCCGAGATGTACAAATATCGCGACTACATCGTCGCGTCTTTCAATGAGGACAAGCCTTACGACCGTTTCATCCGCGAGCAGATCGCGGGTGACCTGCTGCCGTATAAGAGCGAGCCTGAGCACTGGAACAACGTCATCGCTACAGGCTATGTCGCGAACGCGAACCGCTACGAGGACCACGTATCCGACACCGTCGACAACATCGGCTATGCGTATCTCGGCACTTCCATTGCGTGCGCGCGTTGTCATGATCACAAGTTCGACCCAATCCCAACGGCGGATTACTACGGGATCTATGGCATCTTCGCGAGCACAGTCTACTCGACCTCTGGCGCGGAAGAATCTCGCTATGAACGCAACATGGTTTACCGCGACCCGAACGTCGTGAAGTCGCAGAAGTACATCGACTTCGAAGCGCAGTTGAAGCCGATCGCCGATTCCATCCATGCTGTACATCAGCTTCCGTACTTCGACGATATCCTGCCAGCGCTTGAAGCCCGCCGCATGGCGCTCTTCGCGAACGTGCCAAAGTTTGAGGATGCCTACGCGGTGATGGAGGGCAAGCCGCATGATGAGTACATCCAACATCTCGGCGACAAGAAGAATCTGGGCGACAGGGTTCCACGCCATTTTCTGCAGACGCTGGGCAATTGGCAGATGCCCGCAGACACGAAAGATAGTGGCCGTCTCGAACTGGCGAACTGGATCGCGTCGCCGCAAAATCCTCTTACGGCGCGCGTGATGGTGAACCGCTTGTGGCAAGGCCACTTCGGCACGGGTATCGTCGCCACGCCAAATGATTTTGGTGTGCGTGGTGTCGCTCCCAGCAATCAGCCATTGCTGGATTATCTTGCAGTGAGCTTTATGAAGAATGGCTGGTCCATGAAGGCCATGCAGCGCGAGATGGTTTTATCTCACGCGTATCGCCTCTCCAGCGACGACTCTGAAGCGAACGCGAAGATCGATCCCGATGATGTCACGTTGTGGCGTCACGCTCGTTCACGCATGGACGCGGAAGAGATTCGCGATGCCATGTTGCAGACCTCCGGTCTTATCGACGAGTCGCCGGCAGGTGAGCATCCTTTCCCCGCAGAAGGGCAGTGGAACTACTCAGGCCATGTGCCTTTCCATGCGGTGTATGAGACGAACCGCCGCACGCTCTACGTGATGACGCAGCGCAGTCGTCGTCATCCCTACCTCGGCATTTTTGATGGTGCCGACAGCACGATGAGCGTCGGAACGCGGGATCACAGCATCACGCCGTTGCAATCGCTCTACTTCATGAATGGCGATTTCACGAAGCAATGCGCGGCACGGCTTACGACCGGCATTCTCGCGGTGCACCTGAAGGAAGACGAACAGATCAATCGCGCCTTCTTGCTTATCTACGGCCGTAGCGCAACGAAGGACGAAATCACCCATGCACAGGAGTTCCTGCATTCGGTTTCCGCGATTTACAAGCAACACGGAAAGCCCATGGCGACAGGGATGGGTGCAGGACTCCATCAAGTAGCGATGACCAATACCCCTGCAGCGACGACACCGCCGCTCGCCGATAACGAAGCTTACACACAGGCCTTTGGCAACTTCATTCAGGCGCTCTACGCCAGCAACGAGTTCATGTTCCTTGACTAG
- a CDS encoding TonB-dependent receptor — translation MTQLFSALKRRKLSAIASVAFLGLGCCAAVAQTAVDGAVGGTVVDASGAAIPNAKIVVHSTATNAESTVKADAAGYFRAPRLIPGDYTVSVSSDGFASYIAQHVIVQVGKLTEVTPKLTLGASQTTVQVSGDVPLINTESSDYTTDFNPTALSSLPINGRHWTSFALLSPGVTLGNSAFGLVSFRGASNLQNNFLVDGVDDNDAFQSVERGYTRVGYSTAEDAILEFQVLTSNFSAQYGRALGGGVNAVTRSGGNTFHGDAFEYYRDNDFGATNPFNILQTIPTYQWVKPKDKRHQYGGSFSGPIIKDKLFFLFAFDQQKRNFPIVAVPTPQFTAYSNAAYNNCSNGAGGTVDAVTCALNRGVTAAQITAAENFITAQSGIAPRQGNQIINFLKLDYKINDKNQASISYDRMRWDSPNGIQTNPVVRRGITSLGNDYDKVDSIIGKVTTMITPKLSNEIRIGYGREYDSENQTPALSIEPVGNGGLPPGASISSNSGFVMGTPSYIPRTNYPDERVIEATDNVSWSKGQHTLTMGVNFHYVQDNIIDVDYKYGVFNYTRAADFFTDYAYYMGNTAATCNNQFTSGAGTGLPCYTTMQQAFGRAQFVYHTNEYAAYVQDDWKILPRLTLNLGVRYDFEQLPNPKIPSAAAQTAYKPSDKDNFAPRIGFAWDVFGTNKTLVHGGYGIYYGRIQNGNIFRMLSATGSSGAQFQLSTSQANGATVRYPNIVSTAVAPVASNVAAFAPNFQVPYSTEAELALQQDLGYKTVLGIAYLGSFGRKLPTLIDTNINRNVSTLSSISFTGGPLAGNTWSIPVYTARSLTNAANGVPYVAYSQLFSAANSSYNALAVTVEHRMAQGVQLSASYTFSKAMDYLYNQTAIPTETNDPTDPNTLAYDKGRSVNDIPQRFTGNITFQPTFKIENKIASQVANGWTLAPVWTVQSGVRYSMGLSGGTAVTGASASSFNGTGGVNVVNFRAYRNLGNNASLPGVERDQFKYANIDEVDLRLSRGITFMEKYKLTLAAEVFNILNRQQFSGYNTTAYTLSGSAAAGYTAAYQSTFGTPSQSGNTIYRERQLQLFGRFEF, via the coding sequence ATGACTCAGTTGTTTTCTGCATTGAAGCGGAGAAAGCTGTCCGCTATTGCAAGTGTGGCGTTTCTAGGTCTTGGTTGTTGTGCTGCTGTTGCGCAGACCGCTGTAGACGGCGCGGTTGGTGGAACGGTTGTGGACGCTTCGGGCGCCGCGATTCCTAATGCGAAGATCGTTGTGCACAGCACGGCGACGAACGCGGAGTCGACGGTCAAGGCCGATGCGGCTGGCTACTTCCGTGCTCCGCGTCTCATTCCGGGCGACTACACGGTGAGCGTCAGCTCCGATGGCTTCGCGTCCTACATCGCGCAGCACGTCATCGTGCAGGTGGGTAAGCTCACCGAGGTAACGCCGAAGCTCACGCTTGGAGCCTCGCAGACGACAGTACAGGTCTCCGGCGATGTCCCGCTGATCAACACTGAGTCCTCCGACTACACTACCGACTTCAATCCCACGGCGCTGAGCTCGCTGCCGATCAACGGTCGCCACTGGACGAGCTTCGCGCTCCTCAGCCCCGGCGTTACGCTGGGCAATAGCGCTTTCGGTCTCGTTAGCTTCCGCGGCGCCAGCAACCTGCAAAACAATTTTCTCGTGGACGGCGTGGATGACAACGATGCCTTCCAGTCCGTCGAACGTGGCTACACGCGTGTGGGCTACTCCACCGCAGAAGATGCCATCCTCGAGTTTCAGGTGCTCACCTCGAACTTCTCCGCGCAGTACGGTCGTGCGTTGGGCGGCGGTGTAAACGCGGTGACCCGCTCCGGTGGAAACACCTTCCACGGTGACGCATTCGAGTATTACCGTGACAACGACTTCGGAGCGACGAACCCTTTCAACATCCTTCAGACCATCCCTACCTACCAGTGGGTGAAGCCGAAGGACAAGCGCCACCAATACGGCGGCAGCTTCAGCGGCCCAATCATCAAGGACAAGCTCTTCTTCCTCTTCGCCTTCGATCAGCAAAAGCGTAACTTCCCGATCGTGGCTGTACCGACGCCGCAGTTCACCGCATACTCCAATGCGGCCTATAACAACTGCAGCAACGGTGCCGGCGGTACGGTGGACGCCGTCACTTGCGCTCTCAACCGTGGCGTGACAGCGGCGCAGATTACCGCTGCTGAAAATTTCATCACGGCACAGTCTGGCATTGCGCCGCGTCAGGGCAACCAGATCATCAACTTCCTGAAGCTCGACTATAAGATCAACGACAAGAACCAGGCGTCGATCTCCTACGACCGTATGCGTTGGGATTCGCCGAACGGCATTCAGACCAACCCCGTAGTCCGCCGCGGTATCACTTCGCTCGGCAACGACTACGACAAGGTGGACTCGATCATCGGCAAGGTCACGACCATGATCACGCCGAAGCTCTCGAACGAAATTCGAATCGGCTACGGTCGCGAGTACGACAGCGAAAACCAGACCCCCGCGCTCTCCATTGAGCCTGTTGGCAACGGCGGTCTGCCTCCCGGTGCAAGCATCTCCAGCAACTCGGGCTTTGTCATGGGAACGCCTTCTTATATTCCGCGCACAAACTATCCTGACGAGCGCGTCATCGAAGCCACCGACAACGTCAGCTGGTCCAAGGGGCAGCACACGCTCACGATGGGCGTGAACTTCCACTACGTGCAGGACAACATCATCGACGTCGATTACAAGTACGGCGTCTTCAACTACACTCGCGCAGCCGATTTCTTCACCGACTACGCGTACTACATGGGCAATACCGCTGCCACTTGCAACAATCAATTCACCTCGGGCGCTGGCACCGGCCTGCCTTGCTACACAACGATGCAGCAGGCCTTCGGTCGTGCACAGTTCGTGTATCACACCAACGAATATGCGGCCTATGTGCAGGACGACTGGAAGATTCTTCCGCGTCTGACCCTGAACCTCGGAGTTCGCTACGACTTCGAGCAGCTGCCCAACCCGAAGATCCCCAGCGCTGCGGCACAGACCGCGTACAAGCCGAGCGATAAGGACAACTTCGCTCCTCGTATCGGCTTCGCATGGGATGTCTTCGGCACGAACAAGACGCTCGTACACGGTGGATACGGCATCTATTACGGCCGCATTCAGAACGGCAATATCTTCCGTATGTTGTCCGCTACTGGCAGCTCTGGCGCTCAGTTCCAACTCTCCACCAGCCAGGCGAATGGCGCCACGGTCCGCTACCCGAACATCGTTTCGACCGCTGTAGCTCCGGTTGCTTCGAACGTCGCAGCCTTCGCTCCCAACTTCCAGGTGCCGTACTCCACGGAAGCGGAACTTGCGTTGCAACAGGACCTTGGCTACAAGACCGTGCTGGGAATCGCCTATCTTGGGTCCTTCGGTCGTAAGCTTCCAACGCTCATCGACACCAACATCAACAGGAACGTAAGCACGCTCTCGTCGATCTCCTTCACCGGCGGTCCGCTGGCAGGGAACACATGGAGCATCCCGGTATACACCGCACGTTCACTCACCAATGCAGCGAACGGCGTTCCGTACGTGGCTTACTCTCAGCTCTTCTCCGCAGCCAACAGCAGCTACAACGCTCTGGCTGTGACGGTCGAGCATCGCATGGCGCAGGGTGTTCAGCTTTCCGCAAGCTACACCTTCTCTAAGGCGATGGATTACCTCTACAACCAGACCGCGATCCCTACGGAAACCAACGATCCGACGGATCCGAACACGCTGGCGTATGACAAGGGACGTTCGGTCAACGACATACCACAGCGCTTCACCGGCAACATCACCTTCCAGCCGACCTTCAAGATCGAGAACAAGATCGCGAGCCAGGTTGCGAATGGATGGACGCTCGCTCCTGTCTGGACCGTGCAGTCGGGCGTTCGCTACAGTATGGGCCTCTCCGGTGGTACCGCTGTTACGGGTGCTTCGGCTTCGTCCTTCAACGGAACCGGTGGCGTCAACGTGGTGAACTTCCGCGCTTACCGCAACCTCGGCAACAACGCATCGCTGCCGGGCGTGGAACGCGATCAGTTCAAGTACGCCAATATCGATGAGGTCGATCTGCGCCTTTCGCGTGGCATCACCTTCATGGAGAAGTACAAGCTGACGCTCGCAGCGGAGGTCTTCAACATCCTGAATCGCCAGCAGTTCTCCGGCTACAACACGACCGCCTACACGCTGTCGGGCTCGGCAGCCGCTGGCTACACCGCCGCTTATCAGTCGACCTTCGGTACGCCGAGCCAGTCGGGCAACACTATCTATCGCGAACGCCAGCTCCAGCTCTTTGGACGCTTCGAGTTCTAA